The DNA window CGCTCGGGGCTGCGGGGGCGCTTGCGTTGTTGCTCTTTGCTCTCGTCGCTTGCGGCTTTTCTGCGGCTGTCGCTGCCATAGCGGCGGGCTTAGTAGTTGTGCTTTTCTCTTGCACAACCGGGCGAGTAGGCAGAGCGCGCTTTTCGTCTGCCTGCTTATGCGCGCTCATGTTTTTTTGTTGTTCTGGCTTTTTCTGCGCGGTGGGAACGGCGGAGAAAGGCTCCGCTAGCGTGAGTAACTCGGCTGGCGGCGTTTTTAATGTCGGAGACAGAGTCGCTGCGGCCTGAGTCGGCGCTGCGCTTGGCGCGCTAACGGCCATGTGGGTTATCGGCGCTTCTTGCATCGACGTCGACTGCGTAACAGCCCAGCCTCCCACGGCGAGACTTAAGCTAAAACCGACAACGATCCAGAGAAAAGGCTTGCTGGACGGCAGACGCGGAATCTCCGCCCGTTGCAATTGAGCTGTGGTTTGTTTTTTGCTCGCCAGATCGGCCAGCGCTTGGTTAATTTCGCTCAAGTATGACTCCATCCCCACCAAATCGGGGTCGTAAACATCGGTTTGCAGGCATCAAAGGTGTCCTGCATCGCCAGATAGAGATGACGGTTTGTCACCACCGCACTTTGCTGCTGATAGGCCAGTAATAACGCTTTGTGGCAAAGCTGATTCATCAGCCTCGGGATCCCTTTTGCGCTGCGCCAAAGCGCTTTTTTCTGCTCCAGAGTCAGCAAATCACTCCTGCCACCGGCTTTACTCAGCCGATTATCAAGATACGCCACCCCTTCTGCCACCGTGAGTGGGCGCAAGGTACAATTGAAGGTGATGCGCTGGCGCAGCTGTCTGAGCTCGTGCTGCGCCATGCGCTCATCCAGCTCTGGCTGACCAAACAGGACGATCTGCAACAGTTTATCTTGCTCGGTTTCCAAATTGCCAAACAGGCGCAGTGTTTCCAGCGCCTCGAGTGGCAGCGCCTGCGCTTCATCAAGCAAGAGCACCGTCGACTTGTGATCGCGCTTGGCGGCAATTAACGCCTGCTGAATGCGTGGCACTACATCGATGCTCTCCACTGAGCTTAATCCAAGCTCTCGCGCCACCGCCATTTGCAGCTCGCTGCCAGAAAGCACCGGAGTGGGCAGATAGACCAGTTGCGTGCGCTCACTTAGCTGCTCAATCAACATGCGGCACAGCATGGTTTTTCCCGTGCCCACTTCACCGGTCACTTTGATCACCCCTTCGCCCATCTCCAGTGCCGTGAGCACGGTTTGAATCGCCTCATAGTGAGGTGCCAAGCCTAAAAACAGCTCGGTATTGGGCGTTAACGAAAACGGCGCAAAGTGAAAACCAAAGTGTTGCCAATACATGTTTTTTCCGCAGTTATTCTGGGAACCATTCTTGCAGCAGATCGCGCGAACGCTCTAACTCTTTCTGCCACGTGTTGACACCAACCACCGTTGGTTTAAGCAAAATCACCAGCTCGGTTTTTTGTGTCAGCTTGTTGGTATTGCGAAACAGATGCCCCAAGGCAGGAATATCGCCTAAGAAGGGCACTTTCGATACTCGATCGATGGTGTTCGATTTCATCAAGCCACCAATCACCACTACATCCCCATCGCGCGCGCGGATCACTGAGTCCGATTCACGAATGGAGCTTTTGGCAAGTGGTAGCGACACATCGGAAAAATTCCCGCCTAATTTGAGATTTTTGACGTCGGTTTCGACTTCGATCACCGCTGGGTGGACATGCAAGAAAACATTGCCGTTATCATCAATTTGCGGCGTAACATCGAGAGAAATGCCGGAGAAGAACGGGGTTAACGTCACTTCCGGCGCGACATTGGCGCTGTCTCCGGAACCCGCGACACTCGACATTGCCGTTACATAATACTCATCGCTGCCGACTTTAATCACCGCTTTCTGATTGTTCGCCGCCGTCACTCTCGGGCTAGATAAAACGTTAAGATCGCCTTGGGTCGACATAAAACTCAGTACTGCTTCAAAACTACCACCTGAAACCACCATGTTGCTTTGACCACCAAGCAGTGAGCCAATTGAGCTTAACCCCGGTAGAGTCTGAGTCAATATATTGCCGTTATCATCTTTGGTGATGGCCCCTGAGCCAATTTGATATTGTGTTCCACCCGATGAGGTAAACATTTTTGACCAATTGATCCCTTGCTGATAGCCATCACTTAGGGTCACTTCCAAAATTTTCGTCTCGAGGATCACTTGGCGCTGCATACGCTGCTGGGAGACGCCCAAAAACTGACGCACTTCGCGAATCTCATCTGGGTAGGCGCGTACGGTGATCACACTGGCTTGTGGCGTCACCACCACACTTTGCCCGTCACCTGAGCCAATCAGGCGACTGACCGCTTGCTGCAATAAGGGCCAGAAATTACTTTCGGTAACCGTGTCAATACGAGTCCCGCCCCCCGCCGTCGTTGAGCTATCTTTAGAGCTACCCGATGAATTACTGCTGGAATCACTGGAACTGTTTGAACTCGATTTCGATGAACTGCTAGAGCCACTGGAACCGCTGGACGTTACTGAGCTGGTGACAATACTGGTCAGAGAGCGGCCAGAGCGTTGAAACTGGATATAGTCAACCGGGATCGTCACGGTGCGCAGCCCTGCCGGATAGACTTGGATCACTTTGCCCGTTTTGACCACATCGTAGCCATACATGTCTTGCACTACGGATAAGATGTCATCGAGAGTCACATCGCTGACATTCAGAGTAATGCGACCAGCCACATTTGGATGGACAGCAACACTAAATTCGGTGCCTTTGACCAGAGAGGCAAAAAAAGCGCGCGCTTCAACTTGGTTAGCTTGAATGCGAAAACGCTTCAGGGTTTTGTCGCTATTATCGAAGTCGTCATTGCCCAGTTCCGGCATCAGATCGTCTTGCACCGACGCGGGCAGCTCATCGAGCGCGCGACTGTTGCTTTCATTGATTGATTGATTCAAGGTCTGCTTAATCTCAACAGGATCGCGATGCCCCATGGCACAACCAAGCAAAGAGGCTGAGACGATTCCAACTACAATCTTTCGCATCATTTGATTCAACCTTACTTATTGTTTT is part of the Vibrio cidicii genome and encodes:
- the mshL gene encoding pilus (MSHA type) biogenesis protein MshL, whose amino-acid sequence is MRKIVVGIVSASLLGCAMGHRDPVEIKQTLNQSINESNSRALDELPASVQDDLMPELGNDDFDNSDKTLKRFRIQANQVEARAFFASLVKGTEFSVAVHPNVAGRITLNVSDVTLDDILSVVQDMYGYDVVKTGKVIQVYPAGLRTVTIPVDYIQFQRSGRSLTSIVTSSVTSSGSSGSSSSSKSSSNSSSDSSSNSSGSSKDSSTTAGGGTRIDTVTESNFWPLLQQAVSRLIGSGDGQSVVVTPQASVITVRAYPDEIREVRQFLGVSQQRMQRQVILETKILEVTLSDGYQQGINWSKMFTSSGGTQYQIGSGAITKDDNGNILTQTLPGLSSIGSLLGGQSNMVVSGGSFEAVLSFMSTQGDLNVLSSPRVTAANNQKAVIKVGSDEYYVTAMSSVAGSGDSANVAPEVTLTPFFSGISLDVTPQIDDNGNVFLHVHPAVIEVETDVKNLKLGGNFSDVSLPLAKSSIRESDSVIRARDGDVVVIGGLMKSNTIDRVSKVPFLGDIPALGHLFRNTNKLTQKTELVILLKPTVVGVNTWQKELERSRDLLQEWFPE
- a CDS encoding AAA family ATPase produces the protein MYWQHFGFHFAPFSLTPNTELFLGLAPHYEAIQTVLTALEMGEGVIKVTGEVGTGKTMLCRMLIEQLSERTQLVYLPTPVLSGSELQMAVARELGLSSVESIDVVPRIQQALIAAKRDHKSTVLLLDEAQALPLEALETLRLFGNLETEQDKLLQIVLFGQPELDERMAQHELRQLRQRITFNCTLRPLTVAEGVAYLDNRLSKAGGRSDLLTLEQKKALWRSAKGIPRLMNQLCHKALLLAYQQQSAVVTNRHLYLAMQDTFDACKPMFTTPIWWGWSHT